A DNA window from Aureibaculum sp. 2308TA14-22 contains the following coding sequences:
- a CDS encoding VWA domain-containing protein: protein MYQLEEKTYFYYFAVVAVLFLAYLLVSLWKKQKQKAFADSILLEKLSPEISPFKSFFKTLMVALALSFLIVALVNPKMGTKLKTIKREGVDVVFALDVSKSMLAEDVAPNRLEKAKQIISRIIDKLGSDRVGIIIYAGNAYPLLPITTDQAAAKMFLQNADPNMVSSQGTAINEALKLGKSYFDDDEQTNRYLFLISDGEDHEENVSYIADEATQEGIKIFTIGVGSADGGPIPMKRNGTLVGYKKDRKGEVVITQLNNQTLQKIASEGNGEYMYGSNTTETVDYINDLLLKADKKEFETKQFSDFKDQFQWFLGLGILFLVLDALMFNKKTKWIQKLNLFNENKKK from the coding sequence ATGTATCAATTAGAAGAAAAGACTTATTTTTATTATTTCGCTGTTGTAGCAGTGCTTTTCTTGGCGTATTTGTTAGTTTCTTTATGGAAAAAACAAAAGCAAAAAGCATTTGCCGATAGTATCTTATTGGAAAAATTAAGTCCAGAGATATCGCCTTTCAAGTCTTTTTTTAAGACGTTAATGGTAGCCTTGGCATTATCTTTTTTAATTGTTGCATTGGTAAATCCTAAAATGGGAACAAAGCTAAAAACCATTAAAAGAGAAGGGGTTGATGTTGTTTTTGCATTAGACGTATCCAAAAGTATGTTGGCGGAAGATGTTGCCCCGAACCGGTTGGAAAAAGCAAAACAAATTATCTCAAGAATTATAGATAAATTAGGCAGTGATAGGGTAGGAATTATTATTTATGCGGGCAATGCCTATCCGTTATTACCAATTACAACTGACCAAGCTGCGGCTAAAATGTTCTTGCAAAATGCCGACCCTAACATGGTTTCATCACAGGGGACTGCCATAAACGAAGCCCTAAAACTAGGGAAAAGTTATTTTGATGATGATGAGCAGACCAATAGGTATTTATTTCTAATTTCTGATGGAGAAGACCATGAAGAGAATGTAAGTTATATAGCTGATGAAGCTACCCAAGAAGGGATTAAAATATTTACCATTGGAGTAGGTAGTGCAGATGGCGGCCCTATACCTATGAAAAGAAACGGCACCCTTGTTGGATACAAAAAAGACAGAAAGGGCGAAGTTGTAATTACTCAACTGAACAATCAAACCTTACAAAAAATTGCATCTGAAGGTAATGGTGAATATATGTATGGAAGCAACACAACCGAAACGGTAGATTATATTAACGATTTACTATTAAAAGCAGATAAAAAAGAATTTGAAACAAAACAGTTTTCTGATTTTAAAGACCAATTCCAATGGTTTTTAGGGTTGGGAATTTTATTCTTGGTGCTTGATGCTTTAATGTTCAATAAAAAAACAAAATGGATTCAGAAACTGAATCTCTTTAACGAAAATAAAAAGAAATGA
- a CDS encoding tetratricopeptide repeat protein, with protein MKKILMILLLTGSMVVFAQKKEQKPKIEQEEKESIRTGNELYQQQNYEEAEANYRKALEQNPNYEKASYNLGNAIYQQNKYKEALPMYELVSKTTENKLTKAEAFHNMGNAMLKEKQYAQAIEAYKNALRNSSKDDETRYNLALAQKLLKKEQNQKQDNKDDKDKDKKQNDKNEDKDKENKDNKDDKDKDKDKDKKGDNKDENKDQNKDKKDDKGDKDKDDKQPKPSQLSPQQVKQLLEAMNNEENKTQKKVNAKKAKGKKVKREKDW; from the coding sequence ATGAAGAAGATTTTAATGATTTTACTGTTAACAGGCAGTATGGTAGTTTTTGCACAAAAAAAGGAACAAAAACCTAAAATTGAGCAAGAAGAAAAGGAAAGTATAAGAACGGGTAATGAACTTTACCAACAACAGAATTATGAAGAAGCTGAAGCCAATTACAGAAAAGCGTTGGAGCAAAATCCTAATTATGAAAAAGCTAGTTATAATTTAGGGAATGCCATATATCAACAAAATAAATACAAAGAAGCTTTACCAATGTACGAATTGGTTTCAAAGACAACCGAGAATAAGTTAACTAAGGCTGAGGCATTTCATAATATGGGTAATGCCATGTTAAAGGAAAAACAGTATGCCCAAGCTATCGAAGCGTATAAAAACGCATTGAGAAATAGCTCTAAAGATGATGAAACTAGGTATAATTTAGCATTAGCTCAAAAATTATTAAAGAAAGAGCAAAATCAGAAACAAGATAATAAAGACGATAAAGACAAGGACAAAAAGCAGAACGATAAAAATGAGGATAAGGATAAGGAGAATAAGGATAACAAAGACGACAAAGATAAAGACAAGGACAAGGACAAAAAAGGCGATAACAAAGACGAAAATAAAGATCAGAACAAAGACAAGAAAGATGACAAAGGCGATAAGGATAAAGATGATAAGCAACCTAAGCCTAGTCAATTATCGCCGCAGCAGGTAAAGCAACTGTTGGAAGCAATGAATAATGAAGAAAATAAAACTCAGAAAAAAGTAAATGCCAAAAAAGCTAAAGGAAAAAAAGTAAAACGGGAAAAAGATTGGTAA
- a CDS encoding vWA domain-containing protein gives MKLWNNLELTNPEFLWLFLLIPLLAVWYFFVRKKDKATLTISNTKGFGGSSLLAKLKPLLYVLRLLALSLLILAMTRPRNVEVSKKTKTTSGIDIVMAIDISASMLAKDLRPNRLEALKDVAKYFVNQRPNDRIGIVVYAGESFTQTPITSDKRIVINTINRLQWGDLDGGTAIGMGLGSAVNRLKDSKAKSKVIILLSDGVNNSGFIDPKTATELAKELEIKVYTIGIGTNGTAQFPVARDINGRLVFKMQPVEIDEELLKFIANETEGKYFRATNNEKLASIYDEINKLEKTEIEEFKYYNYQERYRSLVLLGGFLILFEMLLRYTVFRSFI, from the coding sequence ATGAAGCTGTGGAATAACTTAGAATTGACAAACCCAGAATTTCTGTGGTTATTCCTGCTAATACCATTATTAGCGGTTTGGTATTTTTTTGTACGTAAAAAAGATAAAGCAACATTAACCATTTCAAATACTAAGGGTTTTGGAGGTTCGTCACTTTTGGCAAAATTAAAACCATTATTGTATGTATTACGATTATTGGCATTGTCGCTATTAATCTTAGCAATGACAAGACCTAGAAATGTTGAAGTAAGTAAAAAAACGAAAACAACTAGCGGTATAGATATCGTAATGGCCATTGACATATCGGCAAGTATGTTGGCAAAAGATTTACGTCCAAACCGATTGGAGGCTTTGAAAGACGTGGCAAAATATTTTGTAAACCAACGCCCAAATGATAGAATAGGTATTGTGGTTTATGCTGGTGAAAGCTTTACACAAACCCCAATAACTAGTGATAAACGTATCGTTATAAATACCATTAACAGATTGCAATGGGGCGATTTAGATGGAGGAACAGCCATAGGTATGGGGTTAGGTTCGGCCGTCAATAGACTAAAAGATAGTAAAGCTAAAAGTAAAGTTATTATTCTGTTATCTGATGGTGTAAATAATTCGGGGTTTATAGATCCAAAAACAGCTACCGAATTGGCTAAAGAGTTAGAAATTAAGGTGTATACCATTGGAATTGGTACCAATGGAACGGCTCAATTTCCGGTGGCAAGAGATATCAATGGACGTTTAGTTTTTAAAATGCAACCTGTAGAGATTGATGAAGAACTATTAAAATTTATTGCCAACGAAACCGAAGGAAAATATTTTAGAGCAACCAATAATGAAAAATTAGCATCAATTTATGATGAAATAAACAAATTAGAAAAAACAGAGATAGAAGAATTTAAGTATTATAATTATCAAGAAAGATATCGCTCATTAGTATTATTGGGGGGCTTTTTAATTTTATTTGAAATGCTATTGCGTTATACGGTATTTAGAAGTTTTATATAG
- a CDS encoding acetyl-CoA hydrolase/transferase family protein, which produces MYKALTAQEAVKVIKSNDRVYVHAAAAAPQALINAMSDRADELRNVEVCHLHVEGEAPYADPKLKDSFHVNSFFIGKNVRHTLTAGNGSYTPVFLSELPLLFKRNTLPIDVALIHVSPPDNHGYCSLGVSVEATLAAIDNAKHVIAQVNPKMPRTHGAGIIHISELDAFVEVDLDLPEMSAAEPSKIESKIGDYIAELIDDGSTLQMGIGSIPNAVLKRLTNHKNLGIHSEMFSDGVIDLILKDVINSNFKGVDQGRAMATFLMGSRRLYDYVDDNPFIEMRGADYVNDVSIIKQNPKMVAINSAIEVDITGQVCADSIGSRMFSGVGGQMDFIRGASLSKGGKAIIALPSTTSKGVNRIVPFLKQGAGVVTTRAHIHYIVTEYGVAHLYGKTLKQRAKVLLDIAHPDYREQLERENFTKA; this is translated from the coding sequence ATGTATAAAGCATTAACCGCCCAGGAAGCAGTAAAAGTTATAAAAAGTAATGATAGAGTATATGTGCATGCGGCTGCGGCTGCACCTCAAGCACTAATAAATGCAATGAGCGATAGAGCAGATGAATTAAGAAATGTTGAAGTATGTCATTTGCATGTTGAAGGGGAAGCTCCATATGCAGATCCCAAATTGAAGGACAGCTTTCATGTAAATTCTTTTTTCATCGGTAAGAATGTTAGACATACCTTAACTGCTGGAAATGGATCTTATACTCCTGTTTTTTTGAGTGAACTGCCATTATTGTTTAAAAGGAATACTTTACCAATAGATGTAGCATTAATACATGTTTCACCACCTGATAATCATGGATATTGCTCTTTAGGGGTTTCAGTAGAAGCTACTTTGGCAGCAATTGATAATGCCAAGCATGTCATAGCTCAAGTAAATCCAAAAATGCCAAGAACTCATGGTGCCGGAATTATCCATATTTCTGAACTAGATGCTTTTGTAGAGGTGGACTTAGATTTGCCAGAAATGTCTGCCGCAGAACCCTCTAAAATTGAAAGCAAAATAGGCGATTATATAGCTGAATTGATTGATGATGGTAGCACGTTGCAAATGGGAATTGGAAGTATACCCAATGCTGTTCTAAAACGCCTTACAAATCATAAAAATTTGGGTATTCATTCTGAAATGTTTTCCGATGGCGTAATAGATTTGATATTAAAAGATGTTATCAACTCTAATTTTAAAGGAGTAGATCAGGGAAGGGCCATGGCAACTTTTTTAATGGGTTCTAGACGATTATATGATTATGTAGATGATAATCCTTTTATAGAAATGCGTGGTGCAGATTATGTTAATGATGTGTCGATTATTAAGCAGAACCCTAAGATGGTAGCTATAAACTCAGCAATAGAAGTAGATATAACGGGGCAAGTTTGTGCTGATTCTATTGGGTCTAGAATGTTTTCAGGTGTTGGTGGTCAAATGGATTTTATTAGAGGAGCTTCTTTGAGTAAAGGTGGAAAAGCGATTATTGCCTTGCCATCAACAACAAGTAAAGGAGTAAATAGAATTGTACCTTTTTTAAAACAGGGAGCAGGTGTAGTAACTACCAGAGCACATATACATTACATAGTTACCGAATACGGAGTGGCTCATTTATACGGAAAAACGCTAAAACAAAGAGCAAAAGTATTATTGGATATTGCACATCCCGATTATAGAGAACAATTAGAAAGAGAAAACTTTACAAAAGCTTAA
- a CDS encoding cupin domain-containing protein: MDVKEISKLPSKEILDGFKAKLIHTENVTFSYVTIKANAILPEHSHFQEQITQVTEGKLEMTIDGVTKILQPGMVAIIQSNSKHSGKALTRCKVIDIFCPVREDYK; this comes from the coding sequence ATGGACGTTAAAGAAATTTCTAAGCTACCTTCAAAAGAAATTCTCGATGGTTTTAAAGCTAAATTAATTCATACAGAAAACGTAACGTTTTCTTATGTTACTATTAAAGCAAATGCCATTTTACCTGAACATTCACATTTTCAAGAACAAATTACTCAAGTAACAGAAGGTAAACTTGAAATGACCATTGATGGAGTAACTAAAATTCTTCAACCGGGTATGGTGGCTATAATACAGTCTAATTCCAAACACTCCGGAAAAGCACTAACAAGATGTAAAGTAATCGACATATTCTGTCCGGTCAGAGAAGATTATAAATAA
- a CDS encoding class I SAM-dependent methyltransferase: MTIFKYILNTIPRPFLIKASYWIRPILAWYLKGSNYIDPIDGKSFRKFLPYGYGTQRPNVLSPSTLSLERHRLLWLYLQNETDFFDGSKPKKVLHMAPEQCFLKRFKKLSHIELITADLYSPIVDVKADICNLPFEDNSFDVIFCNHVLEHIEDDKKAMEELYRVLKSGGMGIFQIPQDYSRKTTYEDFSITTPEERAKHFGQYDHVRVYGSDYFERLRAVGFNVDEVNYSEKLSETEMDKYRLMKGEILPVCSK, translated from the coding sequence GTGACCATTTTTAAATACATATTAAATACTATTCCCCGTCCTTTTTTGATAAAAGCAAGTTATTGGATTCGTCCTATATTGGCTTGGTACTTAAAAGGGTCAAACTATATTGACCCGATTGATGGTAAAAGTTTTCGGAAATTTTTACCCTACGGTTATGGCACACAACGCCCTAATGTACTTTCGCCGAGTACATTATCATTAGAGCGGCATAGGTTGTTATGGTTATATCTACAAAACGAAACCGATTTTTTTGATGGTTCCAAACCAAAAAAAGTCCTGCATATGGCTCCTGAGCAATGTTTTTTAAAACGGTTTAAGAAGTTAAGTCACATTGAGTTAATTACTGCAGACCTCTACTCGCCAATTGTTGATGTTAAAGCTGATATTTGTAACCTTCCTTTTGAGGATAATAGCTTTGACGTGATTTTTTGCAATCATGTATTAGAACATATAGAAGACGACAAAAAGGCTATGGAAGAACTATATAGGGTTTTAAAATCTGGAGGTATGGGTATTTTTCAAATTCCACAAGATTATTCACGGAAAACCACATACGAAGATTTTTCAATAACTACTCCCGAAGAACGTGCTAAACATTTTGGACAGTACGACCATGTACGTGTTTATGGAAGCGATTATTTTGAGCGACTTAGAGCTGTTGGTTTTAACGTTGATGAAGTAAACTACTCTGAAAAATTATCTGAAACTGAAATGGATAAATATCGATTAATGAAGGGTGAGATTTTGCCGGTTTGCTCTAAGTAA
- a CDS encoding tetratricopeptide repeat protein has translation MRNIILYILLLSSVGIYANQADSLFVKANKLYQSEKYSEALDLYKEIEKHNISSDDLLYNMANTYYKMNKVAPAIYYYEKVLQQSPNHTDAKFNLAFAKRMAIDNIEPLPKTLLQKINQAVVMKLTYNTWAWLAVGLSFLFAVLFLLYHFSYSTGSKRLYFITSFVSAFLALLTIAIAYKNYDYISSNQEAIVFAQQTEVKIAPTVSSEVSFELHEGTKVKVLESLDNWKKIKIADGKIGWIVADDIKEL, from the coding sequence ATGAGGAATATTATTTTATACATATTGTTATTATCGTCAGTTGGCATTTATGCAAACCAAGCGGATAGTCTATTTGTAAAGGCAAATAAACTCTATCAGAGCGAAAAATATAGTGAGGCTCTAGATTTGTATAAAGAGATTGAAAAGCATAATATAAGTTCTGACGATTTGCTTTACAATATGGCAAATACTTACTATAAAATGAACAAAGTTGCCCCTGCAATTTATTACTATGAAAAAGTCTTGCAACAAAGTCCGAACCATACCGATGCTAAATTTAACTTAGCCTTTGCCAAACGTATGGCAATTGATAATATTGAACCATTGCCGAAAACATTATTGCAAAAAATAAATCAAGCTGTGGTTATGAAATTAACCTATAACACTTGGGCTTGGTTAGCAGTAGGGCTATCATTTTTATTCGCAGTATTGTTTTTACTATATCACTTTTCGTACAGTACAGGCAGTAAACGGTTGTACTTTATAACCAGTTTTGTCAGTGCCTTTTTAGCGTTGTTAACTATTGCTATTGCTTATAAGAACTACGACTATATAAGCTCCAATCAAGAGGCAATAGTTTTTGCTCAACAAACCGAGGTGAAAATAGCACCTACGGTATCTAGCGAAGTTAGTTTTGAGTTGCACGAAGGCACCAAAGTAAAAGTTTTGGAAAGCTTGGACAATTGGAAAAAAATTAAGATTGCCGATGGTAAAATAGGCTGGATAGTAGCGGATGATATAAAAGAGCTGTAA
- a CDS encoding thioredoxin family protein, whose amino-acid sequence MKKLIFIVSCMFVFGGCTFAQQKETITKPNYLEGVIAQDVFKEAPYNTWFNRNYDNYKLDEATVKEIKKNIKGVTIKAFMGTWCGDSRLEIPHFYKLLGKVGFDENDLEMIAVNRRKKTADNLQEGFTIIRVPTFIFYKKDKEIGRYVEYARETLEKDILKILKGEPYKHSYDKS is encoded by the coding sequence ATGAAAAAATTAATTTTTATTGTAAGCTGTATGTTTGTTTTTGGCGGATGTACTTTTGCTCAGCAAAAAGAAACCATTACTAAACCCAATTATTTAGAAGGAGTAATTGCACAAGATGTTTTTAAAGAAGCTCCCTACAATACATGGTTTAATAGAAACTATGACAATTACAAGCTAGATGAGGCTACAGTAAAAGAAATTAAGAAAAATATAAAAGGAGTAACCATTAAAGCTTTTATGGGTACTTGGTGTGGTGATAGCAGACTAGAGATTCCTCATTTTTACAAATTATTGGGAAAGGTTGGTTTTGATGAAAATGATTTAGAAATGATTGCTGTTAATCGTAGAAAAAAAACAGCTGATAACCTTCAAGAAGGTTTTACTATTATAAGAGTACCTACTTTTATTTTTTATAAAAAAGATAAAGAAATTGGCAGATATGTAGAATATGCCAGAGAAACCTTAGAAAAAGATATTCTAAAAATTCTAAAAGGAGAACCTTACAAACACTCTTACGATAAAAGTTGA
- a CDS encoding BT0820 family HAD-type phosphatase produces MIPKDPLIIAVDFDGTIVEDAYPKVGKAKIFAIETLLELQKDGHRLILWTYRYGERLQDAVDFCEENGIKFYAVNKNYPEEKFQGKVSRKINADLFIDDRNIGGMLGWGEIYKIIKNNPNAEVPKKKKKSFWKF; encoded by the coding sequence ATGATTCCTAAAGACCCCTTAATAATTGCTGTTGATTTTGATGGTACTATTGTAGAAGATGCTTATCCTAAAGTTGGTAAGGCAAAAATCTTTGCAATTGAAACCTTATTAGAATTGCAAAAAGATGGACATCGATTAATTCTCTGGACTTATCGATATGGAGAACGACTTCAAGATGCCGTTGACTTTTGTGAAGAGAACGGAATAAAGTTTTATGCCGTAAATAAAAACTATCCCGAAGAAAAATTTCAAGGAAAAGTAAGCCGGAAAATCAATGCCGATCTTTTTATTGATGACAGAAATATTGGCGGCATGTTAGGTTGGGGCGAAATCTACAAGATCATAAAAAACAACCCCAACGCCGAAGTTCCGAAAAAAAAGAAAAAAAGCTTTTGGAAATTTTAA
- a CDS encoding BatD family protein: MFKKVNILILLLTVSQSVLTQETSFKASVSKDRLGVNERLRITFTLNKQGGDNFTPPDFKDFKVLAGPMQSTSFSSFNGKKSFEMAYSYTLQPKRKGITTISSASIELDGNVVKSNTVKITVTDAVEIPKDPNDPKYIASQNIHLVAEVSNSTPYVGESISVVYKIYVDVNKVSVRSYNETESPSFNGFWSQNIEINQSDTKESSFQGRTHRYAILRKFVLIPQKSGKLTIGPLEMEIGAGIPVGRRDLFGNMITRNFSFVTTTGQRTINVKPLPSENKPIDFTGAVGDYGFKVTTNKNELKANEAAQIKVEVRGKGNLKMVELPEIETPAGLEKYEPEHKENIRTSLNGFTGSVYDQYTVVPQFRGKYKIPSTTFSYFSLKDKTYKTITSDAIIINAPEGKVAADENAVLTTKKNVISNARDIRFISTNADLKPTVNTKDFFKSNLFYLLLILPLLAIPFGIFIGIKKQKRDSDVVGNKRRKADRLAKKYLSEAKKQLGHKENFYEALEKALHNYLKAKLQVETTDISKEKIRELLQECNVNSETINSFINVFDSCDYARYTPTTNVMMKQEYEAARKVIVKIDKQL; encoded by the coding sequence ATGTTTAAAAAAGTAAACATATTAATATTACTTCTAACGGTAAGTCAGTCTGTACTTACTCAAGAAACCTCATTTAAAGCCTCGGTCAGCAAAGACAGATTAGGCGTAAATGAACGTTTGCGTATTACTTTTACGCTTAACAAACAAGGGGGTGACAATTTTACTCCACCTGATTTTAAAGATTTTAAAGTATTGGCTGGTCCAATGCAATCTACCAGTTTTTCATCTTTTAATGGTAAAAAATCTTTTGAAATGGCGTATTCCTATACATTGCAGCCCAAAAGAAAAGGCATTACAACAATTTCTTCTGCCAGCATTGAATTAGATGGAAACGTTGTAAAAAGTAACACTGTAAAAATAACAGTTACCGATGCTGTTGAAATACCCAAAGACCCTAATGACCCAAAATATATAGCTTCCCAAAATATTCATTTAGTTGCTGAGGTGTCTAATTCAACACCTTATGTTGGAGAAAGTATTTCGGTAGTTTATAAAATTTATGTTGATGTAAATAAGGTAAGTGTTAGAAGTTACAATGAAACAGAATCGCCATCTTTCAATGGTTTTTGGAGTCAGAATATTGAAATAAATCAATCTGATACCAAAGAAAGCTCTTTTCAAGGAAGAACACACCGTTATGCTATATTACGTAAGTTCGTTTTAATTCCTCAAAAATCAGGCAAACTAACCATTGGCCCTTTAGAAATGGAAATAGGAGCTGGAATCCCTGTTGGGAGGCGTGATCTTTTCGGGAATATGATTACCAGAAATTTTAGCTTTGTTACCACTACCGGCCAACGTACTATAAATGTGAAACCGTTGCCGTCAGAAAATAAACCCATAGATTTTACGGGTGCGGTTGGCGATTATGGTTTCAAGGTTACCACCAATAAAAATGAGTTAAAGGCCAATGAAGCTGCCCAAATAAAAGTTGAGGTTAGAGGTAAAGGAAATTTAAAAATGGTTGAACTCCCTGAGATTGAAACTCCCGCTGGGCTAGAAAAATATGAGCCTGAGCATAAAGAGAATATTAGAACTTCCTTAAACGGATTTACAGGAAGCGTTTATGACCAATATACAGTAGTACCTCAGTTTAGGGGCAAATATAAAATCCCTTCAACAACTTTTTCTTATTTCAGTTTAAAAGATAAAACCTATAAAACAATTACTTCTGACGCCATTATAATAAATGCACCAGAAGGAAAGGTAGCAGCTGATGAAAATGCAGTTTTAACCACAAAGAAAAATGTGATCTCTAATGCTAGAGACATCCGATTTATTAGTACTAATGCCGATTTAAAACCAACTGTAAATACTAAAGATTTCTTTAAATCTAACTTGTTTTATTTATTGTTGATTTTGCCTTTATTAGCTATTCCTTTTGGGATTTTTATTGGAATTAAAAAGCAAAAAAGAGATAGCGATGTAGTAGGAAATAAAAGACGAAAAGCAGATAGACTGGCCAAAAAATACTTGTCAGAAGCCAAAAAACAGTTAGGCCATAAAGAGAATTTTTACGAAGCTTTGGAAAAAGCTCTACATAATTATTTAAAAGCCAAATTACAGGTAGAAACGACTGATATCAGTAAAGAAAAAATTAGGGAATTATTGCAAGAATGTAATGTGAATAGTGAAACCATCAACAGTTTTATTAATGTATTTGATAGTTGTGATTATGCTCGTTATACACCAACTACAAACGTAATGATGAAGCAAGAATATGAAGCCGCCAGAAAAGTGATCGTTAAAATAGATAAACAACTATAA
- the map gene encoding type I methionyl aminopeptidase: MIKIKTREEIELMRESALIVSKTLGMLAKEVKPGVTTLQLDKLAEEFIRDHGAVPGFLGLYDFPNTLCMSPNAQVVHGFPTNDPLKNGDIISIDCGAIKNEFYGDHAYTFEVGEVEEDIKKLLKVTKESLYVGIREFRAGNRVGDVGFAIQEYCENHGYGVVRELVGHGLGRKMHEGPEMPNYGRRGRGKKFREGMTVAIEPMINMGTHRIKQLKDGWTILTQDGQPSAHFEHDVAIVDGKPELLSTFKYVYDALGIESDEEEEFRSKKLAH; the protein is encoded by the coding sequence ATGATTAAAATAAAAACGAGAGAAGAAATTGAGTTGATGCGAGAAAGTGCATTAATCGTTTCAAAAACATTGGGTATGTTAGCCAAAGAGGTGAAACCAGGTGTCACTACATTACAGCTGGATAAATTGGCCGAAGAATTTATCAGAGACCATGGAGCGGTTCCTGGTTTTTTAGGTCTGTATGATTTTCCAAATACACTTTGCATGAGCCCTAATGCTCAGGTTGTACATGGATTTCCTACCAACGACCCTTTAAAAAATGGCGACATAATCTCCATTGATTGTGGTGCTATAAAAAATGAATTTTATGGAGATCATGCATACACTTTTGAAGTTGGGGAGGTAGAAGAAGACATTAAAAAACTGTTGAAAGTTACTAAAGAAAGTTTGTATGTAGGTATTCGCGAGTTTAGAGCAGGTAATCGCGTTGGTGATGTAGGGTTCGCCATTCAAGAGTATTGTGAAAACCATGGATATGGAGTGGTTAGAGAGTTAGTAGGCCATGGTTTGGGCAGAAAAATGCACGAAGGACCAGAAATGCCAAATTATGGCAGACGTGGTAGAGGAAAAAAATTTAGAGAAGGGATGACCGTTGCCATTGAACCTATGATTAATATGGGTACGCACAGAATTAAACAATTGAAAGACGGATGGACTATACTTACACAAGATGGACAGCCCTCTGCTCATTTTGAGCATGATGTTGCTATTGTTGATGGGAAGCCCGAGTTACTTTCCACTTTTAAATATGTTTACGATGCTCTAGGAATTGAGAGCGATGAAGAGGAAGAGTTCAGAAGTAAAAAATTAGCACATTAA